Proteins from a single region of Bradyrhizobium diazoefficiens:
- a CDS encoding EF-hand domain-containing protein, protein MISRRSVALALTIALLAGPAWSASGSAVKMFDTDNDGTLDLAEVKKAAAALFAKLDPDHDGTLDARELRGRLTAKELAAVDPDHDGTLTLDEYLAVVEQRFNAANPDKDGTLDAKELNSRAGRALLRLLR, encoded by the coding sequence ATGATATCGCGTCGCTCAGTTGCGCTTGCGCTCACGATTGCGTTGCTGGCGGGGCCGGCCTGGTCGGCCTCCGGAAGCGCCGTCAAGATGTTCGACACCGACAACGACGGCACGCTCGATCTTGCCGAAGTGAAGAAGGCGGCAGCTGCATTGTTTGCAAAGCTCGATCCTGACCATGACGGCACATTGGACGCGCGCGAATTGCGCGGACGATTGACGGCGAAAGAACTCGCCGCTGTGGACCCTGATCACGACGGAACGTTGACGCTCGACGAATATCTTGCGGTGGTGGAGCAGCGCTTCAACGCGGCGAATCCTGACAAGGACGGAACGCTGGATGCGAAGGAGCTGAATTCGCGGGCGGGGCGGGCACTGCTGCGGCTGCTGCGATAA
- a CDS encoding ABC transporter substrate-binding protein, with the protein MMLALATAAHAADTIRLAVQKTGTFSWELATIREAGLDKEANLALEVTELASPEAGKIALRAGNADIMLSDWLWVSRERALGARLTFYPYSSALGAVMVPAASPIKTLADLKGRKLAVGGGPIDKNWLLLQARMKQDGIDLKSDATIVYGAPPLIAAKALDGEMDASLNFWNFCAQLEAKGFRRLAGIQEILPKLGAKGAVSAVGYVFDESWAASHRDALARFIAMTRKAKQLLVTSDAAWDKIAPLTGASDPAMLKTYRDRYRDGIPHRNINDEEADGRVLYRVLAEIGGRDLVGPAAELDPGTFYHAVPGD; encoded by the coding sequence ATGATGCTGGCGCTGGCCACGGCGGCCCATGCTGCGGACACGATCCGCCTGGCGGTGCAGAAGACCGGAACATTCTCCTGGGAACTGGCGACGATCCGCGAAGCGGGGCTGGACAAGGAGGCCAATTTGGCGCTGGAGGTTACCGAGCTTGCCAGCCCCGAGGCCGGCAAGATCGCGCTACGCGCCGGCAATGCCGATATCATGCTGTCGGACTGGCTGTGGGTGTCGCGCGAGCGCGCGCTCGGCGCCAGGCTGACCTTCTACCCCTATTCCAGCGCGCTCGGCGCGGTGATGGTGCCCGCGGCGTCGCCGATCAAGACGCTTGCCGATCTGAAGGGCCGCAAGCTTGCCGTCGGCGGCGGTCCGATTGACAAGAACTGGCTGCTGCTGCAGGCGCGGATGAAGCAGGACGGCATCGACCTGAAGTCGGATGCGACCATCGTTTATGGCGCGCCGCCTCTGATCGCCGCCAAGGCGCTCGACGGCGAGATGGATGCGAGCCTCAATTTCTGGAATTTCTGCGCCCAGCTCGAGGCCAAGGGTTTTCGGCGCCTTGCCGGCATCCAGGAGATTTTGCCCAAGCTCGGCGCCAAGGGCGCGGTGTCCGCGGTCGGCTATGTCTTTGACGAGAGCTGGGCCGCGAGCCATCGCGACGCCCTGGCGCGCTTCATCGCCATGACCCGCAAGGCCAAGCAGCTGCTGGTCACCTCGGATGCGGCCTGGGACAAGATCGCCCCGCTCACCGGTGCGAGCGATCCAGCCATGCTCAAGACCTACCGCGACCGCTATCGTGATGGCATTCCACACCGGAACATCAACGACGAGGAAGCGGATGGGCGCGTGCTCTATCGCGTGCTCGCCGAGATCGGCGGTCGCGACCTGGTCGGGCCCGCGGCCGAGCTCGATCCCGGCACCTTCTATCACGCAGTCCCCGGAGATTGA
- a CDS encoding efflux RND transporter permease subunit, producing MTIDDTGSGRSGPQAALVAFAIRFRGIVFALSVALLGYGLFALGDAKYGVFPEFAPPQVTIQTEAPGLSPEHVEILVTQPIETSINGLAGVESLRSSSIQGLSVVTVVFQSRSDIYRARQLVTERLAVVAARLPQGVQPPSMTPLTPLAGTVLVIGLTSDQRSLMDLRTIADWTVARRLLAVQGVAQVSTYGKDVRSLQVQVRPDDLIRFRVGLNDVLAAARKATGVRGAGFIDTANQRITLQTQGQSLTPDQLARTVLLHEGGASVVLGDVATVAAAPEPPIGAALIEGVPGIMLMISQQYGANTREVTTRAEAALQELRPGLEADGVKLHADIFRPANFIDAATDNVLNALLIGGALVVVVLFLFLFDWRTSIISCTAIPLSLIVAVLALQWMGETLNTMTLGGLAIAIGEVVDDAVIGVENLVRRLRENRRTTAPKAEALVVLEAFLEVRTAVAYATFAVLLVFFPVLALSGIAGRLFGPLGVAYILAVVASLAVALTVTPALSMLLLVGRTGEQRLHEPLAARWSRRYYQALLRRIGHFPKLVMTVAATVTIAGAAMLPFFGGTFLPDLREGHLILHVSAIPGTSLDESLRIGKLITEALRHIQGVRRVAQHAGRAEAGIDTVGPHSSEFEVDLEPGLSGQAQSEAEALIRDALAKFAGVSFSSKTYLTERVEETVSGFTAAVVVNIYGPDLDSLDRAARDVARELDEVGGAADVQRRTPPGMPQVDVTLRPADLQRWGLDAVEVLELVRTAYQGDIVGQGYEGNAVFNIIVILDAPARARLTQIGDLPVRTPSGAYILLKQIADVYETSGRYQIQHQNAQRVQTVTANVSGRDLESFVAAAKRKLAREVKLPPGTHVEFAGAAEAQARSRRDLIVNALLAGTGIIVLLSMVTGHWRNLLLVMINLPFALVGGVLALALTGGLLSLGSMVGFVTLFGITLRNSILMVSHYEHLVLIDGRVWGPETAIEGAADRLVPILMTSLVTGLGLLPLAIGAGEPGREIEGPMAIVILGGLMTSMALSLLVLPTLALRYAHFKVRAE from the coding sequence ATGACGATTGATGACACCGGCTCCGGTAGGTCAGGGCCGCAAGCCGCTCTCGTCGCGTTCGCCATCCGCTTCCGCGGCATCGTGTTCGCGCTTTCGGTTGCCCTGCTGGGCTACGGCCTGTTCGCACTTGGCGACGCCAAATACGGGGTCTTTCCCGAATTCGCACCGCCGCAGGTCACGATCCAGACGGAAGCACCCGGCCTCAGCCCGGAGCATGTCGAGATCCTGGTCACGCAACCGATCGAAACGTCGATCAACGGCCTGGCCGGCGTCGAGAGTCTGCGCTCGTCATCGATCCAGGGCCTCTCGGTCGTAACCGTCGTCTTCCAGTCGCGCAGCGATATCTATCGGGCGCGCCAATTGGTGACCGAACGTCTAGCGGTCGTGGCCGCGCGGCTACCGCAAGGCGTTCAGCCGCCGTCGATGACGCCATTGACCCCACTGGCCGGCACGGTGCTGGTCATTGGCCTCACGTCCGACCAGCGTTCGCTGATGGATTTGCGCACCATTGCGGACTGGACCGTGGCAAGACGGCTTCTCGCCGTGCAGGGCGTGGCACAAGTCTCGACTTACGGCAAAGATGTCAGGTCTCTGCAAGTGCAGGTCCGCCCGGACGATCTGATCCGCTTCCGGGTCGGCTTGAATGACGTGCTGGCCGCCGCGCGCAAGGCCACCGGCGTGCGCGGCGCCGGCTTCATCGATACCGCCAATCAGCGCATCACGCTGCAAACCCAGGGCCAGTCGCTAACGCCTGACCAACTGGCCCGCACCGTGCTTCTGCACGAAGGCGGCGCAAGCGTGGTTCTCGGCGACGTCGCCACGGTCGCAGCCGCCCCCGAGCCGCCGATCGGGGCCGCTCTCATCGAGGGCGTGCCTGGCATCATGCTCATGATCAGCCAGCAATATGGCGCGAATACGCGAGAGGTCACCACACGCGCGGAAGCCGCACTGCAAGAGCTGCGGCCTGGCCTCGAGGCCGACGGAGTCAAGCTTCATGCAGACATATTTCGCCCGGCCAATTTCATCGATGCGGCGACCGACAACGTCCTCAACGCCCTGTTGATTGGCGGAGCGCTCGTGGTCGTCGTTCTCTTTCTATTTCTGTTCGACTGGCGCACCTCGATCATCAGTTGCACAGCAATTCCCCTGTCGTTGATAGTGGCCGTGCTCGCACTGCAATGGATGGGTGAAACTCTCAACACGATGACTCTGGGAGGCCTCGCAATCGCGATCGGCGAAGTCGTCGATGACGCCGTGATCGGCGTCGAGAACCTCGTACGCCGGCTGCGCGAAAATCGCCGAACGACGGCGCCGAAAGCCGAAGCTCTCGTCGTTCTGGAGGCTTTCCTCGAGGTGCGTACCGCAGTTGCCTATGCGACGTTCGCGGTGCTGCTGGTGTTCTTTCCGGTCCTCGCGCTTTCCGGCATTGCCGGCCGTCTGTTCGGCCCCTTGGGCGTCGCCTACATCTTGGCCGTAGTCGCATCGCTTGCGGTCGCTCTGACGGTGACGCCGGCGCTTTCCATGCTGCTACTCGTCGGGAGAACCGGCGAACAACGCCTGCATGAACCGCTGGCAGCGCGCTGGTCCCGCCGCTACTATCAGGCCCTGCTGCGTCGTATCGGCCACTTCCCGAAGCTGGTGATGACGGTGGCCGCAACCGTCACGATCGCCGGCGCGGCGATGCTGCCTTTCTTTGGCGGAACTTTCCTGCCCGATCTGCGGGAAGGCCATTTGATTCTGCACGTCTCGGCAATCCCCGGCACCTCGCTCGACGAATCTCTTCGTATCGGCAAGCTGATTACAGAGGCGCTCCGACATATCCAGGGTGTCCGCAGGGTAGCGCAGCATGCAGGCCGGGCCGAGGCCGGCATCGACACGGTCGGTCCGCATTCCAGCGAGTTCGAGGTCGATTTGGAGCCAGGGCTCTCGGGTCAGGCCCAATCCGAAGCAGAAGCGCTCATCAGGGACGCCCTCGCCAAGTTCGCTGGGGTTTCCTTCTCCAGCAAGACCTATCTGACGGAGCGCGTAGAGGAAACCGTCTCCGGCTTCACCGCGGCGGTGGTCGTCAACATCTACGGGCCCGATCTCGATTCACTCGACCGCGCTGCACGCGATGTCGCGCGAGAGCTCGACGAAGTCGGGGGCGCCGCTGACGTGCAGCGACGCACGCCACCCGGTATGCCGCAGGTCGATGTGACGCTTCGGCCGGCCGATCTGCAGCGCTGGGGACTCGATGCGGTCGAAGTGCTTGAGCTGGTGCGCACCGCCTATCAGGGCGACATCGTCGGCCAGGGGTATGAAGGGAATGCCGTCTTCAACATCATCGTGATCCTCGATGCACCTGCCCGCGCCCGGCTCACCCAGATCGGCGACCTGCCGGTGCGCACACCGAGCGGCGCCTACATTCTGCTCAAGCAGATCGCAGACGTCTATGAAACGTCGGGCCGCTATCAGATCCAGCACCAGAATGCGCAGCGCGTACAGACGGTAACGGCGAACGTCAGTGGACGCGATCTCGAATCCTTCGTGGCCGCCGCCAAGCGTAAGCTTGCCCGCGAAGTCAAACTTCCACCCGGCACGCACGTTGAATTTGCGGGAGCGGCCGAGGCTCAAGCCCGGTCGCGGCGCGATCTCATCGTCAATGCTTTGCTGGCAGGGACGGGCATCATCGTTCTGCTCTCGATGGTTACCGGCCATTGGCGAAATCTGTTGCTGGTGATGATCAATCTACCGTTTGCATTGGTCGGTGGCGTGCTCGCACTCGCATTGACGGGCGGTCTGCTTTCGCTCGGATCGATGGTCGGCTTCGTCACGCTGTTCGGAATCACGCTGCGGAACTCGATCCTTATGGTTTCCCACTACGAACACCTCGTCCTCATCGATGGTCGTGTATGGGGACCCGAAACTGCGATCGAGGGTGCGGCGGATCGTCTTGTCCCGATCCTGATGACGTCTCTCGTGACCGGCTTAGGATTGCTGCCGCTCGCCATCGGCGCAGGCGAGCCAGGTCGTGAAATCGAGGGCCCGATGGCGATCGTCATCCTTGGAGGCCTCATGACCTCGATGGCACTTAGTCTGCTGGTCCTGCCCACACTTGCGCTTCGCTACGCGCATTTCAAGGTTCGCGCTGAGTGA
- a CDS encoding ATP-binding cassette domain-containing protein, with amino-acid sequence MRLEVEIAGKTYRSAAGETHEVLARVKFALQAGEVGVLIGPSGCGKSTMLRIILGLDRDFDGHVARPPEARIGMVFQEPRLLPWRSVEQNVRLAAPDISDAKLAELFRILELDAHRSHFPGELSLGLARRVALARAFAVEPDLLVLDEPLASLDDALASRLRDEIATLVASRSVMTLLVTHSLDDAIRLGDRLLFLSPRPARIVAEVPIPIPRAERNEADLARIRAELAALLLESK; translated from the coding sequence GTGCGGCTTGAGGTCGAAATCGCAGGCAAGACCTACAGGAGCGCTGCGGGCGAGACGCACGAGGTGCTGGCGCGGGTCAAGTTCGCGCTGCAAGCTGGCGAGGTTGGCGTGCTGATCGGCCCGTCCGGCTGCGGCAAGAGCACGATGCTGCGCATCATCCTCGGGCTCGATCGCGATTTCGACGGCCATGTCGCGCGCCCGCCAGAGGCGCGGATCGGCATGGTCTTCCAGGAGCCGCGGCTGTTGCCGTGGCGCTCAGTCGAACAGAATGTCCGGTTGGCAGCGCCCGACATCTCGGACGCAAAGCTTGCCGAGCTGTTCAGGATTTTGGAGCTCGACGCACATCGCAGCCATTTTCCCGGCGAATTGTCGCTGGGCCTTGCCCGCCGCGTCGCGCTGGCTCGGGCGTTTGCGGTCGAGCCCGACCTGCTCGTGCTCGACGAGCCACTCGCCTCTCTCGACGACGCGCTCGCCAGCCGCCTCCGCGACGAGATCGCGACGCTGGTGGCGAGCCGCTCCGTGATGACGCTGCTCGTCACCCACAGCCTTGACGACGCTATTCGTCTCGGCGACCGCCTGTTATTCCTGTCGCCGCGCCCGGCGCGCATCGTGGCGGAGGTGCCGATCCCGATTCCGCGCGCCGAGCGCAATGAGGCTGATCTTGCCAGGATCAGGGCAGAGCTCGCAGCCTTGCTGCTTGAATCGAAATGA
- a CDS encoding ABC transporter permease subunit, giving the protein MLRLLSSVLFLAIWWIAALFVGGAKLPSPPAVLDVIIAEGASGALFLHLGATLARVTLAFVLAMSVGSAIGYMMGRVKLADRLADPWLILLLNLPALVVIVLAYIWAGLTEAAAIAAIAINKLPTAVVTLREGTRALDRSLDEMATVFAMPRWRAFRHVVLPQLAPYIAASARAGLSLVWKIVLVAELLGRPNGVGFEIGVAFQLFDTPRLLAYSLTFAAVVLVIETALVQPFEARATRWRPRAA; this is encoded by the coding sequence GTGCTGCGCCTTCTCTCGTCCGTCCTGTTTCTCGCGATCTGGTGGATCGCCGCGCTGTTCGTCGGCGGCGCAAAGCTGCCCTCCCCACCCGCCGTCCTCGATGTCATCATCGCGGAAGGTGCAAGCGGCGCGCTGTTCCTGCATCTCGGCGCCACCCTGGCGCGCGTCACGCTCGCCTTCGTACTGGCGATGTCGGTCGGGAGTGCGATCGGCTATATGATGGGGCGAGTGAAGCTTGCCGACCGGCTCGCCGACCCCTGGCTGATCCTGCTCTTGAACCTGCCGGCGCTGGTGGTGATCGTGCTGGCCTATATCTGGGCGGGATTGACGGAGGCCGCCGCCATCGCCGCCATCGCCATCAACAAGCTGCCGACGGCCGTCGTCACCTTGCGCGAGGGCACGCGCGCGCTCGACCGCTCGCTCGACGAGATGGCCACCGTATTCGCGATGCCGCGCTGGCGCGCGTTCCGCCACGTCGTGCTGCCGCAGCTTGCGCCCTATATCGCCGCCTCCGCCCGCGCCGGCCTGTCGCTGGTCTGGAAAATCGTGCTGGTTGCCGAGCTGCTGGGACGGCCGAACGGCGTCGGCTTCGAGATTGGGGTTGCCTTCCAGCTGTTCGACACGCCGCGCCTGCTCGCCTATTCCCTGACATTCGCCGCGGTCGTGCTCGTGATCGAGACGGCGCTGGTGCAGCCGTTCGAGGCTCGCGCAACGCGGTGGCGGCCCCGTGCGGCTTGA
- the pqqA gene encoding pyrroloquinoline quinone precursor peptide PqqA, with protein sequence MAWKAPKIVEVPVGMEINMYACAARK encoded by the coding sequence ATGGCCTGGAAAGCTCCGAAGATCGTGGAAGTGCCGGTCGGCATGGAAATCAACATGTACGCCTGCGCTGCGCGCAAGTAA
- a CDS encoding efflux RND transporter periplasmic adaptor subunit: MVTASRPSVPTITEVTDVQPAPCRPLISSISWFPKTANRLMALTENSRRGVAAAVCVLVLIASTWVVTGCARRAAAAETQPDKSNSGRTEPSRTADSDQPLVKLTPSQQAQVGLETAALEAAPHPEKFRAYGAVLDISRITELTNSYANAQAQLQTAQAKVEVAKSAYDRTKNLVDSAALPKKEAETAEGTLRVGKAALTAAESQLRTLAATAKQEWGPVIGLGIVERSPAIVGLIERDQLLVQVTLPAGSTVTGTPGTALAQAPTRNANIDLQYISPATRTDPRIQGLSYFFSVPGDSGLLPGMNTTVYVPSGNTYEGVFVEDTAIVRWQGRSWIYLRVSPDSFRRHPISMDQPVSDDDYVVRDIPSGSEIVMRGAQVLLSEEAKSELRGGDDD, translated from the coding sequence GTGGTCACGGCTTCGCGCCCAAGCGTACCGACGATCACAGAAGTGACGGACGTGCAACCGGCGCCTTGCCGCCCGCTGATTTCGTCAATAAGCTGGTTCCCGAAAACTGCTAACAGGCTGATGGCTCTTACGGAAAACTCCCGGCGCGGCGTCGCGGCCGCAGTCTGCGTGCTGGTGCTCATCGCCAGCACTTGGGTTGTCACGGGTTGCGCCCGACGAGCTGCGGCGGCGGAGACGCAGCCGGACAAATCGAATTCGGGCCGCACTGAGCCTTCCCGCACCGCAGACAGCGACCAGCCGTTGGTCAAGCTGACGCCGAGCCAGCAGGCGCAGGTCGGGCTCGAAACCGCGGCACTTGAAGCAGCTCCGCATCCCGAGAAATTCCGCGCCTATGGCGCCGTGCTCGATATCTCCCGCATTACGGAGCTCACAAACAGCTACGCCAATGCGCAAGCCCAACTCCAGACCGCGCAGGCCAAAGTCGAAGTCGCGAAGAGCGCATACGACCGGACCAAGAATCTCGTCGACTCCGCCGCCCTCCCGAAGAAGGAAGCCGAGACCGCAGAGGGAACGTTACGGGTCGGCAAGGCCGCGCTGACCGCGGCGGAATCACAGCTCAGGACTCTCGCCGCAACAGCAAAGCAGGAATGGGGGCCGGTCATCGGCCTGGGAATCGTCGAGCGCTCGCCTGCCATTGTCGGGCTGATCGAACGCGATCAGCTTCTGGTTCAGGTGACGCTGCCGGCCGGCTCGACTGTCACCGGCACTCCGGGAACGGCGCTGGCGCAGGCGCCGACGCGGAATGCGAATATCGATCTGCAGTACATCTCTCCTGCAACGCGCACCGACCCTCGTATTCAGGGGTTGAGCTATTTCTTCTCGGTCCCGGGCGATAGCGGCCTACTGCCCGGCATGAACACCACAGTCTATGTGCCGTCGGGTAACACCTACGAGGGCGTGTTCGTCGAGGACACGGCAATCGTGCGGTGGCAGGGCCGATCGTGGATCTACCTGCGTGTAAGCCCCGACAGCTTCCGACGGCATCCGATCAGCATGGATCAGCCGGTCTCCGACGACGACTACGTCGTCCGGGACATCCCATCCGGATCCGAAATCGTCATGCGGGGCGCGCAAGTCTTGTTGTCCGAGGAAGCCAAGAGCGAGCTTCGGGGCGGCGATGACGATTGA